The stretch of DNA CCCAGGTGACGGAACAGAGCCCACTGGGTGAGGGAGCCCTGGCTCCCATGCCTGTGCCTAGTGGCATGCTGCCCGCCAGCCACCCGGACCCTGCCTTCTCCATCTTCCCACCTGATGCCCCTAAGCTACCTGAGAACCAGACGTCGCCAGGCGAGCCACCTGAGCATGGAGGTCCGGCAGAGGCTGGCCATGACAGCCCAGTCCCAGAGGTAACCTGGGGGCCTGAGGATGAGGAACTTTGGAGGAAACTGTCCTTCCGCCACTGGCCGACGCTCTTCAGCTATTACAACATCACACTGGCCAAGAGGTGAGCTGGGCCGTGCCAGGTGCCACCTCCTCACTCGATGGTGTCAACTCACCATCCCCTTTCCCCAATGTAGGAGGCCCACAGTTTGAattctgcaaataaataaaacaattcataAGGTTGTGAGGTGGGAACTGGTGGTCTAGGCAGCCATAACCCAACAGCAACCCCAGGTTCCTCTGAGGAGTCACAGGTGGCTGCCAGCCCTCGCTAGAATGAGACCCACCCACCTGTgccaggagtggggagggagataCCCCACACGGTCAGAAGGGCTGCTTGGGTGCTGGTATCTGGGACAGCAAGGTTGGCTGCTAAGCTGGGCTGGGGAGGGACCTACCTCTGTCCCCAACCCCCATGCTGGGAGAGTCTGGCCGGTGGAGCTGAGGCctgcctggggaggagggagcagaCTGGCTGGCAGGCACAGTAGGAGGAAGCCTTGGGAGGCCCCCCGCTGAGGCTGCCCACTGTCCGGACCCCAGGTACATCAGCCTGCTGCCCGTCATCCCAGTCACACTCCGCCTGAACCCGAGGGAGGCCCTGGAGGGCCGGCACCCTCAGGATGGCCGCAGTGCCTGGCCCCCACCAGGGCCCATACCTGCTGGGCACTGGGAAGCGGGACCCAAGGGCCCAGGTGGGGTGCAGGCCCATGGAGACGTCACGCTGTACAAGTAAGGttgctgggtggggtggggtgggatagAGTGCGGGGAGGGGGACGGGTGGGCAAGAgtaggggagagggaggaggggaggggacaggctGTGAGGTGTGTCTCACAGCAGTCCGCCTTCCCGTGCAGGGTGGCGGCGCTGGGTCTAGCTGCGGGCATTGTGttggtgctgctgctgctctgcctgtACCGCGTGCTGTGCCCGCGCAACTACGGGCAGCCGGGAAGCGGGCCTGGGCGGCGGAGGCGCGGGGAGCTGCCCTGCGACGACTATGGCTATGCGCCACCTGAGACAGAGATTGTGCCGCTGGTCCTGCGCGGCCATCTCATGGTGAGCGGGGGCACAGCGGCCAGGCAGGGGAGGGCTGGGGCCTGGCCCACACCAACACCAGGCTCCCGCAGGATATCGAGTGCCTGGCCAGCGACGGCATGCTGCTGGTGAGCTGTTGCCTGGCAGGCCACGTGTGTGTGTGGGACGCACAGACCGGGGATTGCCTCACGCGTATCCCGCGCCCAGGGTAGGTGCGGCTGCTCTCTCCTCtgtgcccccccacccccctcacCCCACCACCTACCCCGTGCAGCCATGTAtctcccctcctttctccctctgacGTATCCCCCAACCCCTCCaggctccctcccacccccacaccaCACCCTCTCTGCTTGTCCCCTCTAACGGCCCCTCACTTCCCCTCtcaccctctcccttcccctcacaCCCCCTCTCCTACATCCCCTCTCACTCCACCGTCCTGGCCCCCAGCAGGCAGCGCCGGGACAGTGGCATGGGCAGCGGGCTGGAGGCTCAGGAGAGCTGGGAACGACTTTCAGATGGTGGGAAGGCTGGCCCAGAGGAGCCTGGGGACAGCCCTCCCCTGAGACACCGCCCCCGGGACCCTCCACCGCCTTCCCTCTTCGGGGACCAGCCTGACCTCAGCTGCTTAATTGACACCAACTTTTCGGCACAGCCACAGCCCTCACAGCCCACTCAGCCCGAGCCACGGCACCGGGCGGTCTGTGGCCGCGCTCGGGACTCCCTAGGCTATGACTTCAGCCGCCTGGTGCAGCGGGTGTACCAGGAGGAGGGGCTGGCAGCCGTCTGCACACCAGCCCTGCGCCCACCCTCGCCTGGGCCGGTGCTGCCCCAGGCTCCTGAGGACGAGGGTGGCTCCCCTGAGAAAGGCTCCCCTTCCCTTGCCTGGGCCCCCAGTGCGGAGGGTTCCATCTGGAGCTTGGAGCTGCAGGGCCACCTCATCGTGGTGGGGCGGAGCAGCGGCCGGCTGGAGGTGGGCAGAGGGGCTAAAGGTGGGCAGAGCGGCTGTCCACCCCAGGGATTGTGGGCCTTTCTGGTGGGCAGGTGCTCACAGCCTCTGGACTCATAGGTGTGGGACGCCATTGAAGGGGTGCTGTGCTGCAGCAGCGAGGAGGTCTCCTCAGGCATTACCGCTTTGGTCTTCTTGGACAAAAGGTGAGCgtggcctgcctcagcccccagtgTCCCCAGCCTTTGTTGGCTAAGCCATACTCTCTTGAGTCTTGAGTCCTGGTTCCCGTCCACTGCTGCACTGTATGTTGCGATTGACCTTCTTGGTGACCAGCCCCACACCTGTGAGCAGAGGGCAGTCCACTTGGATGGGAAGGTAACAGTTAAAAGCGTTAGGGGTGTGACGTGCTTGGAATTGGGCCTGGCACACGGTGACCTCCCAGGGCCTTAAGCAGTGACAGTGGGGAGTGATACACTCCTGTCCTTTCTCACCCTTCTCAATGAAGCCAGTTTCTCTGATAAGCTTGTCAGTATTGAGCCTTTGGGGTATCTTGGTTGCATTTTTAGTTACAGAAACAAAGTGCGCTTGCAGAACCCTCTTCTCCTTGGCTGCTGGCGGCTGTTCTCTGCTCTCCCTGGTCCTGTCGTGCTTGCCCTCCTCAGCAAGCCTGCTGGCTGTGGGCGTCCCCAGGGCTCGTCTGCATGCACACTCCTTGGGGAGTCTCAGTCACCTGGGTTCTGGCCCCACCTCCGAGCTGGTGAACCTGGGTCTCCACCCAATGGCCAGGTGCCTTCTTCCGAACGCCTTCGCCTGCCTGTCCCACACTGGCTCCTCCTCCAAGGCTCCTTGACTCTTGGTGGCAGCACCATCTGACCTAGAGCTGgagtctttctttttccttggggAGGGGGCGTCCCTTGCCCTTAGTGCTATGGATTTCTGCCAGTGGGCTGCTGCCGTCATTCCTGTCAGCACAGGTTCTGCATGCGCCTCGGCCGACATCCTctcctccagcctggccaatttcaCCAGGTCCCTCTGTGCTTCTTGGAAGTTCTCCTTTGCTGCTTGTTTTAGCTTTAAGGAAAGCCCCCAGGTCTCAGCCCTGACCCTCAGGGTTCCTGGTGACTGTGGTCTCTCTTTGTCCACCCACTTCCAATTATACAACTGTGGCTTCCCCAGGTCTGGTGTGGCCCTTCAAATTCATGGGCAGAGATTGTAGACATGCATTGCCTTTCGCTACAGTAAAAGGCACCTGCTTTGAGGCTTTGGGGTTATTGGGCAAATATACCCATCCCTGCCTGTCAGACTGTACCTAGgaattttggagagaaaaaaaaaaaaaaatccttgtttttTTGTGGAAAAAGGAATTGGTGTGGGCTGTGATTGGGTTGAAGCTGCTTTTATGTGATGGAGAATGCAGGCTTCCACAACGCCCAACATAGCCCACCCTGCATCCTGTTTCCCCTCAGCAGCCTTCCCTTCAGCTCCAGGCTACATGGAGCCCTCtgcttgtttttaatttacaagCTTATGTGACATTCACCAGGTACCACCTTACACGTTAGCTCACTTGATTCTCATGACCATCCTGTGAGGTGGGTActcttatccccattttgcagacaaactgaggcacaaggaggTTAATATTTGGAGTTGCCCTCTGGCTCCAGCATCTGTTCTGGCACCATGTGCTTTCCTCTTGGCCGTGTCCCTCCTGTCCCTTCTTGAACTGGCCCTTTATCTCTTGTGCCCACATGCTCAGCCCCAGGATTGGGGCTCTAAGGGAGAGGCCCCTGGCAGCTGTTCTTCTCTTCCAGGATTGTGGCTGCGCGGCTCAATGGTTCGCTTGATTTCTTCTCCTTGGAGACCCACACTGCCCTCAGCCCCCTGCAGTTTAGAGGTCGGAGGGCCTGGGGCGGGCAGGTGTTCACACTTGGTGGGATGTGCAGGGGCCGTCTGCCCATTGCCTTCTCAGAGATCCTTCACTTGGCCTTTTGTCCTCAGGGACCCCAGGCCggggcagttcccctgcctctCCAGTGTACAGCAGCAGCGACACAGTGGCCTGTCGCCTGACCCACACAGTGCCCTGTGCACACCAAAAGCCCATCACAGCCCTGAAAGCCGCTGCCGGGCGCTTGGTGACTGGGAGTCAAGACCACACGCTGAGAGTGAGTATTGTCTCATCTCTTGGGTGCTGGAGTGGCCTGGTGCAGGGTGGGAGCCTGATGCATTCGTCAGGGAGAGGCTGGAGGAGTCCTGGTGAAGGACAGAGGGCATTTCCTGGCCAAAGTATAACTTGGAAAATCCCAGAGACCAGAACCTGAGGTCCATCCCTGTCACAGGTATTCCGTCTGGAGGACTCGTGCTGCCTCTTCACCCTTCAGGGCCACTCAGGGGCCATCACGACTGTGTACATTGACCAGGTGAGGGGCCTGTGCGGGGGGTAGCGGGGTACAGAGCCTGTGGCCCATGTTTGCTGACTCCTGGGAGCTGGGCCCCTTCCAGGAAGCAGAGTCAGGGCCCCACCCACCAGGGCACAGGAACACCATTTTTTGACAGAGGTACTCCACCACAGTGACCCCGCTCCCCTGGCCTGTTTCCCCAGACCATGGTGCTGGCCAGTGGAGGACAAGATGGGGCCATCTGCCTGTGGGATGTACTGACTGGCAGCCGGGTTAGCCACGTGTTTGCTCACCGTGGGGATGTCACCTCCCTCACCTGTACCACCTCCTGTGTCATCAGCAGTGGCCTGGATGACCTCATCAGCATCTGGGACCGCAGCACAGGCATCAAGTTCTACTCCATTCAGCAGGTAGAGGGGGTGGGGATCATAGGATTCTTGGGATTTTAGGGAAGGACTCAGGACTGAGCTTGTCATGTCCTTGCCTCCAGGATCTGGGCTGTGGTGCAAGCTTGGGTGTCATCTCAGACAACCTGCTGGTGACCGGCGGCCAAGGCTGTGTCTCCTTTTGGGACCTAAACTACGGGGACCTGTTACAGACAGTCTACCTGGGGAAGAACAGTGAGGCCCAGCCTGCCCGCCAGATCCTGGTGCTGGACAACGCTGCCATTGTCTGCAACTTTGGCAGTGAGCTCAGCCTGGTGTATGTGCCCTCCGTGCTGGAGAAGCTGGACTGAGCATGGGGCCTCCCTGCCCAGGCAGGGGTCTGGGGTGCTGTGTGGGGGCCAATGCACTGAACCTGGACTTGGGGGAAAGAGCCGAGTATCTTCCAGCTGCTGCCTCCTGACTGtaatattaaacttttttaaaaaaaccacatCTGTCAGGCACTTTGGGAGCTACTTGTCTCTCTTGGAATTGTTTGTGCGCACACTCCGTCTGGACCCTCCTCAGAGCTGCTGAGGAAACGTACAGCATGGCATGGGTAGCAAAGCGGGGAGGATGAGCAAGCCAGAACTGCAGGACCCTGAAAGAAATGTCCTGGTAGTGTAACAAACAGTTTGGTACCATCCTGTTATCCACGAAAGGTGCTAAGTTCCTGCCAGTGCTACTAGAGCTGAGGCAGCAATGGGCAGACTCAGACACGGGCCACAGAACAGGGTGgtttattatttcaatagcaAAGAGCTGAAAAATGTCAGGTCTCATAAAGGAGCAGAACCTGACCCAGAGCCTGCAGTACATCTCCACCCCACGGGGGTGCGGACTGGGCCAGGCAGGCCAAAGGCAGCAGAAATGGGAGTAAGAGACTATGCCCACTGAGAAGCTCTGCTGGGTGTGGGCAGGTGGGTATGAGAGATGATGTAGTGTAAGGACCAGGTAGGCGAAACCTGTTCAGGTCTTGTTGAGTGTCCAGAGTGGATCCAGAAGGCTGAGGGGGTCATCAGAGGGCTGGGTGGCCCGTAGCCCTTGCCCATTATGGGCCTGCAGAAAGTTCTGCTTGCTCATCCGCTGCTTGCCCCGCAGGGAGCTGTCCAGGGAGAAGGCCTCTGGGGTCAAGGAGGCCAGCAgctccagggaggaggaggggggccCCGAGCTGGGGGCTTCAGGCACTGGCGGCTCCTCCTCAGGCTGGGGAGCCTCAGGCAGCGGGGAGGAAAGGGGGGGCGGGGAGGAAGACGGGATTGGGGTAGACTCTGGGAGGCTGGCTGGCGGGAGGCCTGGGGGCTCTGCAGGGCCTGGCAAGCTGGCAACTGGGGACTCCAATCCCCCAGGAGGCCGGATGCTGAGCTTGGCAATGGTGGCCTGGATGGAGCTGATAGGCACATCCCCACCGAGGACCAGGTCCTGGGAGTCCTGAGGAAGGTGGTTCTGAGAAGACAGAGTGGGTGAGGAGAGGGAGTCCCAAGGTCGTGACTGTCCCAGCAGCTTCCAGGGAACCTTCCTCACCTTCTGGCTGATGCTTGCGCTGGCCAAGGGTTTGCATGGAGGGGGCACACCATGGCGCTGCAGGACCTGCTCCACGTGTCTCACCACTGCCTCATAGCAGAACCTGAGGTGCAACTGCACAGGTGCATTTGGCCAGGTCAGCCAGGCAGGGGCCCGACACCCGGGGACAGAAGGCCCATCCCAGCCCCACCTGCCCAGATCCTCACCTTCTCCTGCAGCATGTGCTTCCTCTGCTGCCGCATGCGTCGCACCAGTTGAGGCAGCTCAGGGATTCCAttcccagcctccacctcctgcacaGCTGCATAGAGCAGCGCGAAGGCTCCTGTGCGGCCCACACCAGAGCTGTGCCAAGAAGGGGGTATGAGGCTGGGGAATGAGGCCAGGCCAAGAGCCCGTAGAGAGACTGTCAGGCCCACCCTCTACCTGCAGTGCACAATGATGGGCGTGTGCAGCGGCCGCTGATGCAGGTAATGTGCGTGCACCTCCTGGATGAAGTGCAGCAAGTTGCTGGGGCTGTCGGGCAGGCCTCTGTGGGACAGGATGGGGTGGGGAAGAGCCTATGAGCCAGGCCTGATCTGAGGCTCCCATCCCTCCCAGCACCAAGGACTGGACGGCACCCCAGACCCCCAGCCACCATCCAGAGCAGTGGACGCACAACTCAGGCCAAGTGGGGAAGTGGAGGTGCACGAGAGAGCGCTTGAGGCTCTGGTCTCGGAACTGCAGGCTCAGCACACGTTCCACATGGGTTTCAGTGCTGCGGACGCTGCTCAATGCCAGGCTCAGGGCACCGTGCACCATGGGCTGGCCCCTCTCAGTGGGGAAGTAGCGTGCCACTTTTTGCTGAGGGACAGACACACCAAGACAGGGCTGGTTTTCCAGGATCCCCTGCCCTGCCACCCCACACTGCCCTCGTGGGCACCCAGCCCCTCTCTCACCttctccatctcagcctcagaaACCAGCATGACAATAACTGACACTTTCTGCTCATGAACCATGAGCCAGAAGTCAGCAGCTGTGCCGGGCAGTGGGGCCTGGGTGGCCACTAGCGGCGGGCAGTATGGGGAGAGCCCCTCCACGCAGCTGGCATTGATGTAGTCATCCTTGCCTGAGCGCAGCACCACACGGTTACTGTCGTAGGGCATGACATCCTGGTGCCGGTTCTTCAGTGAGTAGCAGCGGGCGATGGCGATGGAACGGCCTCGGGCATCATGTTCCTGCGCATCTTGCAGCTCCCGCCAGACAGTGTCCAGAGCCCCCACATCCCCCAGCTGGCCCCGAAAGGCCTCCAGCTCCTGCTGCAACTGCCGCAGCCTCTCGGGATGCTCATAGGGGTCCCGCTCAATCAGCCGCAGGGCCTGTGGCCGACGGCCCTCAGCTGCATCCACCTTGGTGGGCTGCAGCAGGGGCTGCCCACCCCCAGGAGGCTGAGTGCTGCCATGCTGGCTCTCCGGGCTGGAGGAGAGCAGGTCTGCAGCTGCAGCGCCTCGGCGCAGGCAAGGGGGTGGTTCTGCTGCTGGGGGCCGAGGGGGCACAGAACCAGGCCCTGGAGATGGAGCAGGTGAAGGCACCAGGTGGGGACTGGGGGTTGGCTGGCCAGCAGGTGAGGGCCCTCGGATGGTAAGAGGGGCTGCCTGGGGGCCCATGGGTCTGGTAGCAGGGGCAGGACCATATGCCAGGGGgggatggggaggctgagggggccCAGGGCTGGGGAAAGGCAGAGCCCCTGAGTGGGCTGGCAGAGGGTCTTGAGCAGGACCTGGGTAGAGCTGGGTGTGCAGGGGGGTTGGCGGCTGCCCCAGAACCCCAGGCTGAGGGGCATAGGGGTAGGGGGACTGTGGGGGTAGGAGTCCTGGGGCCTGGGTTGGGAAGAGGTGCGGATGCTGGAGTGGAAGGGGCTGCTGTGGGGGCTGAGGCCCAAATGCTCGTGAAGGCTGGGGCTGAGGCCCAATCCTCGGGGCTGGAAAACCTGCAGGGATCCCAGGAGAGAAGTGGTGCTGGGCTGGGACGGGTTGCTTGGTCCCTACGGGGTAGGTGTAAGGCGTGGGCAGAGACTGTGGTGGAGGCACTGGGAAGCGGGGCTGGGGAGGAACAGTCGTGGGGTTTGGCCGTGGGGCTGTGTGGCTGGGGATGGGCGCCTGGATGCTGTCTACTGTGGTGGTGGCTGGCCGAACCACCATGGTCAGCTCGGGGCCTGAGAATTGAGGAGGTGGGGCGGAGGGCAGACCTGCAACTGGTGGGGCCGGCCCTACCCCCACATAGGGACTGCTCACCATGCCATGCTGGGGGGAGGATCGGGGCACAAGGCCCAGCTCCGGCGTATAGGCAGGGGCTGGGTAGAGGGCAGGCCCAGGTGCTACGGGCACTGCAGCGGGCCCTGGGGCCCTGGGCTGTATCAGCTGGGTGGGGCCTGAGTAGGTACCAGGGGGCAAGGGGCCTGAGAGATAGTGGGGTCCTGGGCCCGTGGAGCTGGGGAAAGGGCTGGGAGGAAAGTGGAGCGGGGTGGCAGTTCCCAGGAAGGTGTCGGGCAGTCGTGGGCCAGCCACCATGTCAGGGGGAAGGCTACGCAGCTCCTCGGGGGGGTCTCCTGCTTCCATCGCCTCACTCTCCTCCCTGCGGGGCAGCAGTGGCTTTGGGGCTGTGGGCCGTGGCGGCGGCTTCTTCTTCAGCTCCCTGCGGGACAGGCAGGGAAAAAGTGGGGTCAGGCTCCTATCACCCCAGCCTGTCTGGACCCAAGCCGCACCACAGCCCCAGGGCCACACGAACCTGTCCAAGAGCTGCTGGCGGGCAGCCTCGCGGGCCTGACAGGTAGACTGTGTGCGCTCCAGCAGAGCAGCCACCTTGCTCTCCAGGTCTGCGTAGAAGTCCCTGCCCTCCTGTGACTTCTTCATCAGGTCCTCATAGGCTTCATACGAGGCCACCAGGGTTTGCAGCGTGGAGTTCCACCTGGTGGGCAGAAGGGCCAGCTCCAGGTGAACCACGGGGGTGGGCTCCAGGCAGCTCCAGACAAGAGCAGAGGACTGGGCACTGACTTTTGGTCCAGGTCGCTGAGTACCCGCCGCACGGCTGCGTACTGCACGTTGGCCTCTGTCAGTGCGCGGAGGACACGGTCCTGGGCGGCCAGGTTCTGCTCCAGGTATACCTTCAGCTGGTCGTACTTTTTCAGCTGCTCCTCGAACAGCTTCTGAGGGAGGGGTGGGGGCCAGGGATGGACACTCAGGGCCTCGACTCCTAAGGGTGGGGCCCAGAGTCCCTCCACCCTGCTCACTCAGCCCACCTTCATCTCTGAGTGGTCTGTGGTGACCAGTGAGGCAGTGATGTCATCTTTCTGGATGAGCTCACGCAGCTGCTGCTCCAGAGACACACGCTGGTCCCGCATCTCCTGCACCTTGGCCAGGATGCGCTTTAGGTTCTGCAGCACAGCCTTGTCCTCTGTGGGCAACAGTGGTCAGTGAGGCCAGAGAAACCCCCAGCTCAACTCTCCCAATGGGGTCGGGTGGGGCTCACCTGGGGTGAGGGCTGGTGTGGGCAGGGCAGCCCGGACCTGGTCAAGTGGCCCACTGAGCAGGCGCAGGTTGCCGACGTGCAGGTTCATGGCACGGTGCAGCTCACTGTTGGTAAAGGAGGCCTTCTCGTGGACTTCCATGTACTTGGCCCATTCTCGCCTCACCTCTGCCAGCTCAGCCTTGGAGGGGACGGAGATGGCCCCCGTCTGGCCCACCGCCTCCTGAAACTTCTGCTCTAGCAGCTCATCCTCCTCCAGCAGGTCTCTGATGTCCTTCAGGGAAGCCTCCACATCCGTGAACACACCTGACAGCACTGGGGGTGTGGATTGTAGAGGCAGCCCCTGAGGCAGGCTGACTGAGCACCCATGGGCCCCTCCCCAAAGAGACAGAACCGCCCCCTCAGGCCAGGGCTTGAGTGAGGTCCAGCGTACACTGAGCAGGGTGCATGAGGTATGCTGATCCAGGGGAGTGGGCATGGGGACCCAAGCCAGGGCCTAGAGGGGTGCAGCCTCCATCCTTGGTGACCAGAGACATGGAGGAGGCCACAGCAGATGACCTCCACACTCCCCTCCACCTGCTTGCTCTGCCCCTTACTCGCCTTGCATGGACTGGACAAGGTTCCTGACAGTGTCGGGCCGGACGCTGAGGGCCGCACACTTCTCCATGAGCTGGGGTGGGATGTGGCTGTAGGCATCAAGGTTGTCCACGGTCTCGGGATCCAACTGCATTGAATCCATGAATTGGCTGTGGGGGGCAACAGGGCCAGGTGGGTGCTGGGTACTGATCCAACTCTGACCATGTCAAAGGAGCCGCTAGGGCAAGCCCCACCACTGAATCTGAGGTCTCAGCAGAGAGCAAATTGTGACCTCGGACCCCTACTACCAGGTCTGGCCTGGTCTCACAGAACATGCCCAAGGCATTGCTGGAAACAGTGGGACAGAAggcacctcctcctcccaagacATGACTCCTTCCCACCCTGGGCGGGAAGGCAGCGTTGGGAAACCTGTTCGAAATGGACATTTCATTCCTCTCCCAGCATAGGCAGCCCTGGGGTTCCCAGAGCCCCGGGAAGtgccgcctgcctctgcctccgcctcccggcccAGGTCCCACACTCACTCCAGGACCTCATTCTTGTCCTCTATCTTGGCCATCATCTCCCGGAGCAGCTTGGCCTTCTCCTCACTGCAGAAGCAACACAGCATGTGCTGGAGACCCACATCTCCAGACACCCAGCCTCCCTCTGTTCCACCCTCCACCCACCTGTAGAGTGACGAGGCCTCGTGGGCAGCCATGGGTACCAGTTTGGCGAAGATGTCAGGGCCTGTAACAGCTGGGTCTGTGGGGTTCACTGGCAAGGGCTTCACCAAGGGGGCTCCTGGCGAGGTGGAAATTGTGGAGATCGGGCCCATGCAGAGTCCTTGAGGCAGCCTCCTGTGTCCTGTCTCCACCCCACCCTCACCTCTGCCCCCACCTCTCAGCTCCCCGACCTTTTACAGGCTGAAGGGTGTCCAATGCTGGGACAGCCTCATGGTAGATGAAGTCGTTGTCCTTCTTGGCAGAATTGAACCTGGGGGTCAGAAGCAGGGGGAGTGGGCAGTCACGGGGTGTCAGTAGAGATCCAGAACCTACTTCCCATGTGGGACATCGCTCTCTGGCACTGAAGCCTTTCTCCCAGAGATGCCAGCAGAGGCACAGCACCCTTCACAAAAAGAAGGAACCAGGGCTACCCCCACAGACTCACTTTCCCCCAATGACATCCATAGTGAAACGAAGCGCGTCTTGCACCGTGTCAGGCTGGCCCTGTGGGGTTAGGGACAGGGGTGGGGTCTTAGCACCAACCAAGGCTGGCACCAGGACACCCTCTCAGGGGTCTGAGGGGCAGCAAGGCCTTCCTCAGCTTTACCTTGGCCAACTTGATGGCTTCATTGAGCTTGTCCAGGGCGCTCTGGAAGTACGCAACCTGTGGAGAGTGGCAGGAAAGCCTGCTCTGTCCTCCTCTGCTTGGACCCCtactcctcctgcctcccacccagccctgcctTTCCATCAGGTGACCCATCAGATGACAAGCAGCTCAGGAGGCAGCCAGGAGCAGTGCCACGCCCTGCCCCAGCCACCCGCTCTGTGGGGAGCCTGTCCCACCTCCTCAGACTCCAAGGGACGAGGGCTGCACAGATGGGACAACACTTAAGACACCAGGCCTGCAGCAGGTGGTGGCCAGGGTGAGACAGAGAAGGCCACCCCCTGGTGTGTAAGGAGCGGGAGCACACCAGCATCTCACTGAAGGCTGCTATCGGTCCCCAGTCCCCTCCTTGCTGCAGCTCACTCACCCGCTCCCCGAACTTCTGCTGCTCCTCGGCCTGCTTTCCCATGTGCAGCTGGGAAAGAAGAAGAGACGCCATGACTTGCTTCCTGAGCTGTGGCCACTCAGCCCCGCCCCACCCTGGGGCCCCAGGCCCTCACATGAGCCACGGCTGCAAAGTAGTAGATCTTCATCTGCACAAGCTTCTTCCAGTCCTTCTGGATCCGGCCCAGCAGTGAGGCAGTGTCAGGGTTCTCCAAGGCCCGGCATGCCTCCTTGTAGTAATCTACCACCTGGGGACAGGGTGGGGGTCAGTGAGTGGGGGATCAACAGTAAAACGAAGGCCGCCCATCAGCCCCGTCCCTACCTGTGCGCTGATGCGGGCCACCAGAAAGCTCTTCCTGTTGTCCAACATCGACTTCTCCAGGAGGCACTCCTGAGCCTGGCCCTGGGGAGACACATGAGGTGTCCCTCACTCACCCAAggccttccccttccccttccccagggGCAGACTGAGGGATCCCTCTTCACTGCCCTCTCCCCCAGCTGACCCCACGCCAAGCAGCACCACTATGCTCCCGGATTCAACAAAGCCAAGGCCCCCTGCTTGTCCCTCACTGCCATCGGCACATGGCCTGGTCCAGGATCCAGGCCCAactgccccctccccagccaTCCCCTTCCCTGGATTTAACTCCACTCCAACCAGGGCACCTCCTCACCAGCATGAGGTTGACGTTGAGAGTTAGGATCTGGCGGCTCATGTCGACGCTGTAGGCTTGAGGGAAATGCTCCCGCAGGTAGGCGAAGGCGCCGGCTGCGCACTGGAAGTGGGTACAGGAGACCTTCATGCCCTGGGAGGGAGTGGGAGGATGGCCTGTGTCCACTCCATGGGTCAGGATTCATCCATAACTGGGAGGCTGCCCCTCCCTGGTATGTCCACATGTTCCACTGCTGCCCCTCTCCTCACCTCCTCAGACACCCGCTTGTCCATGGCCCCCAGCATGGAGTGCAGTGctcctggggagggaggggacacAGTGTTAGGGGGCCTGGGGCTGCTCACACCCATGTAAAGGTGAGGCAGAAGGGGTACTGTTGTCATCCACAGTCAGGAAAACAGGGCTCTGAGAACCAGGGCAATGAGTCCAAGGACAC from Piliocolobus tephrosceles isolate RC106 chromosome 2, ASM277652v3, whole genome shotgun sequence encodes:
- the SCAP gene encoding sterol regulatory element-binding protein cleavage-activating protein isoform X1 is translated as MTLTERLRERISRAFYNHGLLCASYPIPIILFTGFCILACCYPLLKLPLPGTGPVEFTTPVKDYSPPPVDSDRKQGEPTEQPEWYVGAPVAYVQQIFVKSSVFPWHKNLLAVDVFRSPLSRAFQLVEEIRNHVLRDSSGTRSLEELCLQVTDLLPGLRKLRDLLPEHGCLLLSPGNFWQNDRERFHADPDIIGTIHQHEPKTLQTSATLKDLLFGVPGKYSGVSLYTRKRMVSYTITLVFQRYHAKFLGSLRARLMLLHPSPNCSLRAESLVHVHFKEEIGVAELIPLVTTYIILFAYIYFSTRKIDMVKSKWGLALAAVVTVLSSLLMSVGLCTLFGLTPTLNGGEIFPYLVVVIGLENVLVLTKSVVSTPVDLEVKLRIAQGLSSESWSIMKNMATELGIILIGYFTLVPAIQEFCLFAVVGLVSDFFLQMLFFTTVLSIDIRRMELADLNKRLPPEACLPSAKPVGQPTRYERQLAVRPSTPHTITLQPSSFRNLRLPKRLRVVYFLARTRLAQRLIMAGTVVWIGILVYTDPAGLRTYLAAQVTEQSPLGEGALAPMPVPSGMLPASHPDPAFSIFPPDAPKLPENQTSPGEPPEHGGPAEAGHDSPVPEVTWGPEDEELWRKLSFRHWPTLFSYYNITLAKRYISLLPVIPVTLRLNPREALEGRHPQDGRSAWPPPGPIPAGHWEAGPKGPGGVQAHGDVTLYKVAALGLAAGIVLVLLLLCLYRVLCPRNYGQPGSGPGRRRRGELPCDDYGYAPPETEIVPLVLRGHLMDIECLASDGMLLVSCCLAGHVCVWDAQTGDCLTRIPRPGRQRRDSGMGSGLEAQESWERLSDGGKAGPEEPGDSPPLRHRPRDPPPPSLFGDQPDLSCLIDTNFSAQPQPSQPTQPEPRHRAVCGRARDSLGYDFSRLVQRVYQEEGLAAVCTPALRPPSPGPVLPQAPEDEGGSPEKGSPSLAWAPSAEGSIWSLELQGHLIVVGRSSGRLEVWDAIEGVLCCSSEEVSSGITALVFLDKRIVAARLNGSLDFFSLETHTALSPLQFRGTPGRGSSPASPVYSSSDTVACRLTHTVPCAHQKPITALKAAAGRLVTGSQDHTLRVFRLEDSCCLFTLQGHSGAITTVYIDQTMVLASGGQDGAICLWDVLTGSRVSHVFAHRGDVTSLTCTTSCVISSGLDDLISIWDRSTGIKFYSIQQDLGCGASLGVISDNLLVTGGQGCVSFWDLNYGDLLQTVYLGKNSEAQPARQILVLDNAAIVCNFGSELSLVYVPSVLEKLD